In Fusarium verticillioides 7600 chromosome 4, whole genome shotgun sequence, the following proteins share a genomic window:
- a CDS encoding enoyl-CoA hydratase — protein MSKSLNPPKVPHVAVSFPHPHVVLVTINRPEHLNALQRQMSIDLDRLWRWYDNEPSLRCAILTGTGRAFCAGADLKEWNVKNSEGNVKNVERWAENGFGGLSNRHGKKPVIAAVNGLCLGGGMEMALNVDMVIASETAKFGLPEVKRGVVAIAGALPRLIRTVGRQRASEVAMLGRMYSAQQFLDWGIVNKVVKLEDVVQEALKWAVEMSGNSPDSIIVTREGLLGGWEAEGPRESTNRIDGGIYKGMEGGDNMKEGVLSFVEKRNAVWKDSKL, from the coding sequence ATGTCAAAGTCACTCAATCCCCCAAAGGTGCCTCACGTCGCCGTCTCATTTCCCCACCCTCACGTCGTTctcgtcaccatcaaccgACCAGAACATCTCAATGCCCTCCAGCGCCAGATGAGCATTGATCTCGACCGTCTTTGGAGATGGTACGACAACGAGCCGTCACTGCGCTGCGCCATCTTAACAGGCACCGGACGCGCATTCTGTGCTGGCGCAGATCTCAAAGAATGGAACGTCAAGAACTCAGAGGGAAATGTTAAGAACGTTGAGAGGTGGGCAGAGAATGGCTTCGGAGGCTTGAGTAACCGCCATGGAAAGAAGCCCGTCATCGCGGCAGTCAATGGTCTCTGCCTCGGCGGTGGAATGGAAATGGCACTCAACGTCGACATGGTCATCGCCAGCGAAACCGCCAAATTCGGTCTCCCAGAAGTGAAGCGCGGCGTGGTCGCCATTGCCGGTGCCCTACCGCGTCTTATCAGGACGGTAGGACGACAACGGGCATCAGAAGTAGCGATGCTAGGACGCATGTACAGCGCACAGCAGTTCCTCGACTGGGGTATTGTGAAcaaggttgtcaagctgGAGGATGTTGTGCAAGAGGCGCTCAAGTGGGCTGTTGAGATGTCAGGTAATTCGCCCGACTCGATTATTGTGACGCGCGAGGGTCTTCTGGGAGGGTGGGAAGCTGAGGGGCCGAGGGAGAGCACCAACAGGATTGATGGGGGGATTTATAAGGGTATGGAAGGCGGTGATAATATGAAGGAGGGTGTCTTGAGTTttgtcgagaagaggaatgctGTTTGGAAGGACAGTAAGCTGTAG